In a genomic window of Variovorax paradoxus:
- a CDS encoding FMN-binding glutamate synthase family protein: protein MPTITPFPVRYTAFALCVAGFAASLAFVLASPHLWFAWLALVVFAVLAGTGVHDLRQTRHAILRNYPVIGHLRFLLEFIRPEIRQYFIESDAEAAPFSRAQRSLVYQRAKGEPDNRPFGTQLDVTIAGYEWINHSMQPTKLAGHDFRIVIGGTPQPADANPAQVCTQPYSASVFNISAMSFGALSANAILALNQGARSGGFAHDTGEGSISQHHRVHGGDLIWEIGSGYFGCRNDDGSFSEERFVANARDPQVKMIEIKLSQGAKPGHGGVLPAPKVTPEIAAARGVPIGVDCISPSSHSAFSTPTEMMHFVARLRELSGGKPTGFKFCLGHPWEWFGIVKAMQATGITPDFIVVDGAEGGTGAAPVEFSDHVGAPLQEGLLLVHNTLLGVNLRHRIKLGCAGKVITAFDLARMMALGADWCNAGRGFMMALGCIQAQSCHTGHCPTGVTTQDPVRQQALVVPTKAERVRNFHHSTLHALKELVQAAGLDHPQQITAHHIVRRISDTEVRLLSNLVMQVQPGALLGPLDAQHNVFRTYWPLASADSFQPLTQGIQGTQEALATAPQGLALAA from the coding sequence ATGCCCACGATCACTCCGTTTCCGGTCCGCTACACCGCCTTCGCCCTGTGCGTGGCCGGCTTCGCGGCCAGCCTGGCCTTCGTTCTGGCCTCCCCCCATCTCTGGTTCGCCTGGCTCGCGCTGGTGGTGTTCGCGGTGCTCGCGGGCACCGGCGTGCACGACCTGCGGCAGACCCGGCACGCGATCCTGCGCAACTACCCGGTGATCGGGCACCTGCGCTTCCTGCTCGAATTCATCCGGCCCGAGATCCGCCAGTACTTCATCGAGAGCGACGCCGAGGCCGCGCCCTTCTCGCGCGCCCAGCGCTCGCTGGTCTACCAGCGCGCCAAGGGCGAGCCCGACAACCGTCCCTTCGGCACCCAGCTCGACGTGACCATCGCGGGCTACGAGTGGATCAACCACTCGATGCAGCCGACGAAACTGGCCGGCCACGACTTCCGCATCGTGATCGGCGGCACGCCGCAGCCGGCCGATGCCAACCCGGCCCAGGTCTGCACGCAGCCGTACAGCGCCAGCGTGTTCAACATCTCGGCCATGAGCTTCGGCGCGCTCTCGGCCAACGCCATCCTCGCGCTCAACCAGGGCGCCAGGAGCGGCGGCTTCGCGCACGACACCGGCGAGGGCTCGATCTCGCAACACCACCGGGTGCACGGCGGCGACCTGATCTGGGAGATCGGCTCGGGCTACTTCGGCTGCCGCAACGACGACGGCTCGTTCAGCGAGGAACGCTTCGTCGCCAACGCGCGCGACCCGCAGGTGAAGATGATCGAGATCAAGCTGAGCCAGGGCGCCAAGCCCGGCCACGGCGGCGTGCTGCCGGCGCCCAAGGTCACGCCCGAGATCGCGGCCGCGCGCGGCGTGCCGATCGGCGTGGACTGCATCTCGCCGTCCTCGCACAGCGCCTTCTCCACACCCACCGAGATGATGCATTTCGTGGCCCGGCTGCGCGAGCTCTCGGGCGGCAAGCCCACCGGCTTCAAGTTCTGCCTCGGCCATCCCTGGGAATGGTTCGGCATCGTCAAGGCGATGCAGGCCACCGGCATCACGCCCGACTTCATCGTGGTCGACGGCGCCGAGGGCGGCACCGGCGCGGCGCCGGTCGAGTTCAGCGACCACGTGGGCGCGCCGCTGCAGGAAGGGCTGCTGCTGGTGCACAACACGCTGCTGGGCGTGAACCTGCGTCACCGCATCAAGCTGGGCTGCGCCGGCAAGGTCATCACCGCCTTCGACCTGGCGCGCATGATGGCGCTGGGCGCCGACTGGTGCAACGCGGGGCGCGGCTTCATGATGGCGCTGGGCTGCATCCAGGCGCAGAGCTGCCACACCGGCCACTGCCCGACCGGCGTGACCACGCAGGACCCGGTGCGCCAGCAGGCGCTGGTGGTGCCGACCAAGGCCGAGCGGGTGCGCAACTTCCACCACAGCACGCTGCATGCGCTCAAGGAACTGGTGCAGGCCGCCGGCCTCGACCATCCGCAGCAGATCACGGCCCACCACATCGTGCGCCGCATCTCCGACACCGAGGTGCGCCTGCTGAGCAACCTGGTGATGCAGGTGCAGCCCGGCGCGCTGCTGGGCCCGCTCGACGCGCAGCACAACGTGTTCCGCACCTACTGGCCGCTGGCCAGCGCCGACAGTTTCCAGCCCCTGACGCAGGGGATCCAGGGCACGCAGGAGGCGCTCGCGACGGCGCCCCAGGGGCTCGCGCTGGCCGCATGA
- a CDS encoding LysE family translocator — translation MIDTTLSLLGIAGAMAVGAMSPGPSFVMVARTAVASRADGLAAALGMGAGGLVFAIAALAGLQAAFLAVPALYLAIKGFGGAYLVYLGIRIWRGARQPLAMAQDADASLPQSGRGKRTFLLGLATQVSNPKTAVVYASIFAAFLPREVPLVLALAVPAVIFCIETGWYAIVALALSSAAPRSAYLRYKTWIDRAAGGVMGLLGLRLVWSAVRGT, via the coding sequence ATGATCGACACCACCCTTTCCCTGCTCGGCATCGCCGGCGCCATGGCCGTGGGCGCGATGAGCCCGGGCCCGAGCTTCGTGATGGTGGCGCGCACGGCCGTGGCCTCGCGCGCCGATGGCCTCGCGGCCGCGCTCGGCATGGGCGCGGGCGGGCTGGTGTTCGCGATCGCGGCGCTCGCGGGGCTGCAGGCCGCGTTCCTCGCGGTGCCGGCGCTCTACCTCGCGATCAAGGGCTTCGGCGGCGCCTACCTGGTCTACCTGGGCATCCGCATCTGGCGCGGCGCGCGGCAGCCGCTCGCGATGGCGCAGGACGCCGATGCGTCGCTTCCGCAGTCAGGCCGCGGCAAGCGCACCTTCCTGCTCGGGCTGGCCACGCAGGTCAGCAACCCGAAGACGGCCGTGGTCTACGCGAGCATCTTCGCGGCCTTCCTGCCGCGCGAGGTGCCACTGGTGCTGGCGCTCGCCGTGCCGGCCGTGATCTTCTGCATCGAGACCGGCTGGTACGCCATCGTCGCGCTCGCGCTGTCGTCGGCGGCGCCGCGCTCGGCCTACCTGCGCTACAAGACCTGGATCGACCGCGCGGCCGGCGGCGTGATGGGGCTGCTGGGGCTGCGGCTGGTGTGGTCGGCGGTGCGCGGGACCTGA
- a CDS encoding class I SAM-dependent RNA methyltransferase — protein MNDLSLFLPCAAGVEEFLAQEVHALTGRAGDDLLMLRGGVRVRADWREVLQLNLHCRLAQRVLVELAQGLYRNENDLYGLASGVAWEIWFTPKQTFKIETTAQHSPLQSLNFATLRIKDAIADRFRARAGGVRPSIETQWPDCRVFAHLTTDTCTLYIDTSGEPLFKRGWRQDKGDAPLKETLAAAMLAASGWWNPETGEVAGQPLYDPCCGSGTIAIEAAQIALGIPAGWLRRFGFEKLLPFQPHVWAAVRAASEPPAAEAGAAPRIFGSDVSHRMVDFAQRNAERAGVDHAVEFRGGDALQRMPPAEAGLIVLNPPYGERIGIGGVARSGARETAQVAAPAAGEAEGDGGEFFPQLASHWKKNYPGWTAWVLTPDLKLPKRMRLKESRRVPMWNGPIECRLFRFDMVAGSARG, from the coding sequence GTGAATGATCTCTCCCTTTTCCTGCCTTGCGCCGCCGGCGTCGAGGAGTTTCTCGCGCAGGAGGTGCATGCGCTCACCGGCCGTGCCGGCGACGACCTGCTGATGCTGCGCGGCGGCGTGCGGGTGCGCGCCGACTGGCGCGAGGTGCTGCAGCTCAACCTGCACTGCCGCCTCGCGCAGCGCGTGCTGGTCGAGCTGGCCCAGGGCCTGTACCGCAACGAGAACGACCTCTACGGGCTGGCCAGCGGCGTGGCCTGGGAGATCTGGTTCACGCCCAAGCAGACCTTCAAGATCGAGACCACGGCCCAGCACAGCCCGCTGCAGAGCCTGAACTTCGCCACCCTGCGCATCAAGGACGCGATCGCCGACCGCTTCCGCGCCCGCGCCGGCGGGGTGCGCCCCAGCATCGAGACCCAGTGGCCCGACTGCCGCGTGTTCGCGCACCTGACCACCGACACCTGCACCCTCTACATCGACACCTCGGGCGAGCCGCTGTTCAAGCGCGGCTGGCGCCAGGACAAGGGCGACGCGCCGCTGAAGGAAACCCTGGCCGCCGCCATGCTGGCCGCCAGCGGCTGGTGGAACCCCGAGACCGGCGAGGTCGCCGGGCAGCCGCTGTACGACCCCTGCTGCGGCAGCGGCACCATCGCCATCGAGGCGGCCCAGATCGCGCTCGGCATTCCGGCCGGCTGGCTGCGCCGCTTCGGCTTCGAGAAGCTGCTGCCGTTCCAGCCCCATGTGTGGGCCGCGGTGCGCGCCGCGTCCGAACCGCCGGCGGCCGAAGCCGGCGCCGCGCCGCGCATCTTCGGCTCCGACGTCTCGCACCGCATGGTCGACTTCGCGCAGCGCAACGCCGAGCGCGCGGGCGTCGACCACGCGGTCGAGTTCCGCGGCGGCGACGCGCTGCAGCGCATGCCGCCCGCCGAGGCCGGCCTGATCGTGCTGAACCCGCCCTACGGCGAGCGCATCGGCATCGGCGGCGTGGCGCGCAGCGGCGCGCGCGAGACCGCGCAGGTGGCGGCGCCCGCCGCGGGCGAGGCGGAAGGCGACGGCGGCGAATTCTTCCCGCAGCTCGCGAGCCACTGGAAGAAGAACTACCCGGGCTGGACCGCCTGGGTGCTCACGCCCGACCTCAAGCTGCCCAAGCGCATGCGCCTGAAGGAATCGCGCCGCGTGCCGATGTGGAACGGCCCGATCGAGTGCCGGCTGTTCCGTTTCGACATGGTCGCGGGCTCGGCGCGGGGCTAG
- a CDS encoding polyisoprenoid-binding protein: MKNKTLLSAVLLGLALAASGLAAAQEYTAPAVAAKPAGGPVKGASYVVDPTHTFVMYEMGHYGTTTNRGRFSTKDGSVQIDAAGTSGKVDITMDISSINTGVDLLNRHVQSKDFFNVAEFPTGRFVAERIAFSGDKVAEVPGTLTLMGQTKPVTLKAVRFNCYLSPLINRQVCGGDFETTVERSDWGITWGLNFGFENKVKLLVQVEAVNVQQ; the protein is encoded by the coding sequence ATGAAGAACAAGACACTGCTTTCCGCCGTCCTGCTGGGCCTAGCGCTCGCCGCGTCCGGCCTTGCCGCCGCGCAGGAATACACCGCCCCGGCCGTCGCGGCCAAGCCCGCGGGCGGCCCGGTCAAGGGCGCCAGCTACGTGGTCGACCCGACCCACACCTTCGTCATGTACGAGATGGGCCACTACGGCACCACCACCAACCGCGGCCGCTTCAGCACCAAGGACGGCTCGGTGCAGATCGATGCCGCCGGCACCAGCGGCAAGGTCGACATCACCATGGACATCAGCTCGATCAACACCGGCGTCGACCTGCTGAACCGGCACGTGCAGAGCAAGGACTTCTTCAACGTCGCCGAATTCCCCACCGGCCGCTTCGTCGCCGAGCGCATCGCCTTCAGCGGCGACAAGGTGGCCGAGGTGCCCGGCACGCTCACGCTGATGGGCCAGACCAAACCCGTCACGCTCAAGGCCGTGCGCTTCAACTGCTACCTGAGCCCGCTGATCAACCGCCAGGTCTGCGGCGGCGACTTCGAGACCACCGTCGAGCGCAGCGACTGGGGCATCACCTGGGGGCTGAACTTCGGCTTCGAGAACAAGGTGAAGCTGCTGGTGCAGGTCGAGGCGGTCAACGTGCAGCAATAA
- a CDS encoding YceI family protein, with protein MTSLLHRWHGALALAALLLPAAHAEPPPARLVPEKSQIVFVSKQMGVPVEGSFKKFDARIAFDPRKPEGGSVALQIDTASAAFGIPMTDAELPKAPWFDAAHFPQAGFQTTAIRALGDGRFEMAGKLTLKGIARPLTVPVTIAPAANGQSVASGSFVLQRIDYKVGDGEWTDTSVIANDVQVRFKLVVDGLGAP; from the coding sequence ATGACTTCGCTTCTTCACCGCTGGCACGGCGCGCTGGCGCTTGCCGCCCTTCTCCTTCCGGCGGCCCATGCCGAGCCGCCGCCCGCGCGGCTGGTGCCCGAGAAAAGCCAGATCGTGTTCGTGAGCAAGCAGATGGGCGTGCCGGTCGAGGGTTCGTTCAAGAAGTTCGACGCGCGCATCGCCTTCGACCCGAGGAAGCCCGAGGGCGGCAGCGTGGCGCTGCAGATCGACACCGCGAGCGCGGCCTTCGGCATCCCGATGACCGATGCCGAGCTGCCCAAGGCGCCGTGGTTCGATGCCGCGCATTTCCCGCAGGCCGGCTTCCAGACCACGGCCATCAGGGCGCTCGGCGACGGCCGCTTCGAGATGGCCGGCAAGCTCACGCTCAAGGGCATCGCCAGGCCGCTGACCGTGCCCGTGACGATCGCGCCGGCCGCCAACGGCCAGTCGGTGGCCAGCGGCAGCTTCGTGCTGCAGCGCATCGACTACAAGGTCGGCGACGGCGAATGGACCGACACCTCGGTGATCGCCAACGACGTGCAGGTGCGCTTCAAGCTCGTCGTCGACGGCCTCGGCGCGCCCTGA
- a CDS encoding PIN domain-containing protein, whose product MRVSADSPALPAPPSIVIDTNIALDLLVFEDPAWAPLAAVLAAGELRWIATEPMRGELARVLRYPLIARRMAQRALELPAVLADFDARARLVEGVPKRAPYVCSDPDDQMFVDLAVAHRARLLSKDKAVLSMRKRLGTLGVAVQAAFEPLP is encoded by the coding sequence ATGCGCGTGTCCGCAGACAGCCCGGCGCTGCCCGCGCCGCCGTCGATCGTCATCGACACCAACATCGCGCTCGACCTGCTGGTGTTCGAGGACCCGGCCTGGGCCCCGCTGGCGGCCGTGCTCGCGGCCGGCGAACTGCGCTGGATCGCCACCGAGCCCATGCGCGGCGAACTCGCGCGCGTGCTGCGCTATCCGCTGATCGCGCGCCGCATGGCGCAGCGCGCGCTCGAGCTGCCGGCCGTGCTGGCCGATTTCGATGCGCGCGCGCGGCTGGTGGAGGGCGTGCCCAAGCGTGCGCCCTACGTCTGCAGCGACCCCGACGACCAGATGTTCGTCGACCTCGCGGTGGCGCACCGCGCGCGGCTGCTCAGCAAGGACAAGGCGGTGCTCTCGATGCGCAAGCGGCTGGGCACGCTCGGCGTGGCGGTGCAGGCGGCCTTCGAGCCGCTGCCGTAG
- a CDS encoding cytochrome b, whose protein sequence is MPSAPSPPTLAELKAARYTPVAIGLHWLLALLILGALALGLYMTGLPFSPQRVRLYSWHKWTGIAILLLSAVRLLWRLGHPAPALPDFVLAAMPRWQRTGRTISHRLMYLLFFAVPLLGWAQSSALGVPVVWFGVLPLPDVVPVDRALAEQWLQPLHRAGAYLLGAVSVLHVAAVVKHQWIARDGLLRRMWPGPSSTSRKPNA, encoded by the coding sequence ATGCCCAGCGCCCCCTCCCCCCCGACCCTCGCCGAACTGAAGGCGGCCCGCTACACGCCGGTCGCGATCGGGCTGCACTGGCTGCTGGCGCTGCTGATCCTCGGCGCGCTCGCACTGGGCCTGTACATGACCGGGCTGCCGTTCTCGCCGCAGCGCGTGCGCCTCTACAGCTGGCACAAATGGACCGGCATCGCGATCCTGCTGCTGTCCGCCGTGCGCCTGCTGTGGCGCCTCGGCCATCCGGCGCCCGCCTTGCCCGACTTCGTGCTGGCCGCCATGCCGCGCTGGCAGCGCACGGGCCGCACGATCAGCCATCGCCTGATGTACCTGCTGTTCTTCGCCGTGCCGCTGCTGGGCTGGGCCCAGAGCTCGGCGCTCGGCGTGCCGGTGGTGTGGTTCGGCGTGCTGCCGCTGCCCGATGTCGTGCCCGTGGACCGCGCGCTCGCCGAGCAGTGGCTGCAGCCGCTGCACCGGGCCGGCGCCTACCTGCTGGGTGCCGTCTCGGTGCTGCACGTCGCGGCCGTCGTCAAGCACCAGTGGATCGCGCGCGACGGCCTGCTGCGGCGCATGTGGCCCGGGCCGTCGTCGACTTCCAGGAAACCCAACGCATGA
- a CDS encoding response regulator: MKPLHDSAAPAAHPASAGGNPSSPGAARDDGFAIQCEVLRISVQPIGPILAVQYLLNCGIAALFAWQFSLPLSLAWLGLITLVTVMRAFVPQRLPEPFTPASLRRAQRVHVLRTGIWELAHGAAGVLLFDPSRIELQLLLGVIVMGMTLSAAFSVSFYTPATQLAITLLLAPIIVMGIWLGPPMMIAVAVIGAGLTAMMWKLVAERSRQLEENIGLRLNERTLREQALAGLRASEQAQAERLRFFSAANHDLRQPVMAIGLQAEVLRQQLREGADTMAVQHTVGSLARAQQALEGLTNQLLEIGRIEAAADPLRPAAVALAPLLHELARQAGERRVLVRCPSDAVAWSDAVSLRRVLANLVDNAVKFTPAGRVLLAVRARRREGEAAWRVEVRDSGIGIAPEAHERVFGDFEQIGNVERNLQRGHGLGLAIVRRLATQLGIEVVLRSAPGRGSVFAFELAAAPADAAPPAPSALKPPADAAPALRPGLAVLVVEDNAVVADSLQSLLRQWGAQPRVYGSAAEALALADLQALDLALCDIRLPGALDGIALATRLQQLKPALAISLVSADIDEATQRLANERGWHALRKPVQPAELHALLRRAQQAPPR; encoded by the coding sequence ATGAAGCCCCTGCACGACTCCGCGGCGCCCGCCGCCCACCCCGCCAGCGCCGGCGGTAACCCCTCTTCCCCCGGGGCGGCGCGGGACGACGGCTTCGCCATCCAGTGCGAGGTGCTGCGCATCTCGGTGCAGCCGATCGGCCCGATCCTGGCGGTGCAGTACCTGCTGAACTGCGGCATCGCGGCGCTGTTCGCCTGGCAGTTCTCGCTGCCGCTGTCGCTGGCCTGGCTGGGCCTGATCACGCTGGTGACGGTGATGCGCGCCTTCGTGCCGCAGCGCCTGCCCGAGCCCTTCACGCCCGCGAGCCTGCGCCGCGCCCAGCGCGTGCACGTGCTGCGCACCGGCATCTGGGAGCTGGCGCACGGCGCGGCCGGCGTGCTGCTGTTCGACCCCTCGCGCATCGAGCTGCAGCTGCTGCTGGGCGTGATCGTGATGGGCATGACGCTGTCGGCCGCCTTCTCGGTCTCGTTCTACACGCCGGCCACGCAGCTCGCGATCACCCTGCTGCTGGCGCCGATCATCGTGATGGGCATCTGGCTCGGGCCGCCGATGATGATCGCGGTCGCCGTCATCGGCGCCGGCCTCACCGCCATGATGTGGAAGCTGGTGGCCGAGCGCTCGCGCCAGCTGGAGGAGAACATCGGCCTGCGCCTCAACGAGCGCACCCTGCGCGAGCAGGCGCTGGCCGGCCTGCGCGCCTCCGAGCAGGCCCAGGCCGAGCGGCTGCGCTTCTTCTCGGCCGCCAACCACGACCTGCGCCAGCCGGTGATGGCGATCGGCCTGCAGGCCGAGGTGCTGCGCCAGCAGCTGCGCGAGGGCGCCGACACGATGGCGGTGCAGCACACGGTGGGCTCGCTGGCACGCGCCCAGCAGGCGCTGGAAGGACTCACCAACCAGCTGCTGGAGATCGGCCGCATCGAGGCCGCGGCCGACCCGCTGCGCCCGGCCGCGGTCGCGCTGGCGCCGCTGCTGCACGAACTGGCGCGCCAGGCCGGCGAGCGCCGCGTGCTGGTGCGCTGCCCGAGCGACGCGGTGGCCTGGAGCGACGCGGTCTCGCTGCGCCGCGTGCTCGCCAACCTGGTGGACAACGCCGTCAAGTTCACGCCCGCGGGCCGGGTGCTGCTGGCGGTGCGCGCGCGCCGGCGCGAGGGTGAGGCCGCCTGGCGCGTCGAGGTGCGCGACAGCGGCATCGGCATCGCGCCCGAGGCGCACGAGCGCGTGTTCGGCGACTTCGAGCAGATCGGCAACGTCGAGCGCAACCTGCAGCGCGGCCACGGCCTGGGGCTGGCGATCGTGCGGCGGCTCGCGACCCAGCTCGGCATCGAGGTCGTGCTGCGCTCGGCGCCCGGGCGCGGCTCGGTGTTCGCCTTCGAGCTCGCGGCCGCGCCCGCCGACGCCGCGCCGCCGGCGCCGTCCGCCCTCAAGCCGCCGGCCGATGCCGCGCCCGCGCTGCGCCCCGGCCTCGCGGTGCTGGTGGTCGAGGACAACGCCGTGGTCGCCGACAGCCTGCAGTCGCTGCTGCGCCAGTGGGGCGCGCAGCCGCGCGTCTACGGCAGCGCCGCCGAGGCGCTGGCGCTGGCCGACCTGCAGGCACTCGACCTCGCGCTGTGCGACATCCGGCTGCCGGGCGCGCTCGACGGCATCGCGCTCGCCACCCGACTGCAGCAGCTCAAGCCCGCGCTGGCCATCTCGCTGGTGTCGGCCGACATCGACGAGGCCACGCAGCGGCTGGCCAACGAGCGCGGCTGGCATGCGCTGCGCAAGCCGGTGCAGCCGGCCGAGCTGCATGCGCTGCTGCGGCGCGCGCAGCAGGCGCCGCCGCGGTAG
- a CDS encoding UPF0149 family protein: MTTTPPDSAGTNPAPATDLQPLGPDDFDALDRALDAMREHDEEIPQWEFCEGFLAALVCTRRVIEPAEYWPVLLGDGFVPAQQMEFVWHWKRRWREIETGLDADVETLEDERSWQPEVLDTRGAVAALPPEERAEMDGEALPSFAQVWALGFMYAVENWPEDWTPPRDKEAAQMLDDALENIVVLTEDDKAKPVLSMYDENGPPSVSQQRLDDFGAAIWAVYDLRQLWKSLGPKVETLRKEATPGRNDPCPCGSGKKYKKCHGAG, encoded by the coding sequence ATGACGACCACCCCACCCGACTCCGCCGGCACGAATCCGGCCCCCGCCACCGACCTGCAACCCCTCGGTCCCGACGACTTCGACGCCCTCGACCGGGCGCTCGACGCGATGCGCGAGCACGACGAGGAAATTCCCCAATGGGAGTTCTGCGAGGGCTTCCTGGCAGCGCTGGTTTGTACCCGCCGCGTCATCGAGCCCGCGGAGTACTGGCCCGTGCTACTGGGCGACGGCTTCGTGCCGGCCCAGCAGATGGAATTCGTCTGGCACTGGAAGCGCCGCTGGCGCGAGATCGAGACCGGCCTCGATGCCGACGTCGAGACGCTCGAGGACGAGCGCAGCTGGCAGCCCGAGGTGCTCGACACCCGCGGCGCCGTCGCCGCGCTGCCGCCCGAGGAGCGCGCCGAGATGGACGGCGAGGCGCTGCCCTCGTTCGCCCAGGTCTGGGCGCTGGGCTTCATGTACGCGGTCGAGAACTGGCCCGAGGACTGGACCCCGCCCCGCGACAAGGAGGCGGCCCAGATGCTCGACGACGCGCTCGAGAACATCGTCGTGCTGACCGAGGACGACAAGGCCAAGCCGGTGCTCTCGATGTACGACGAGAACGGCCCGCCCAGCGTGAGCCAGCAGCGCCTGGACGACTTCGGCGCCGCCATCTGGGCCGTGTACGACCTGCGCCAGCTCTGGAAGAGCCTGGGCCCGAAGGTCGAGACCCTCCGCAAGGAGGCCACGCCGGGCCGCAACGACCCCTGCCCCTGCGGCAGCGGCAAGAAGTACAAGAAGTGCCACGGTGCCGGCTGA